One Pseudodesulfovibrio cashew DNA window includes the following coding sequences:
- a CDS encoding DUF362 domain-containing protein, whose protein sequence is MSIPVAIARIQEYESTLLDSATALVLEESGFRPGPGTEVLVKPNLVSSSNARHCCTNPLLVRAACAYLLDCGARVSVADSPGYGPAAHVARRSGLKEALAGLGLGVTSLRRPVPVRLSGGVTMGISRQALEAERILNIPKLKVHCQMVMSGAVKNLFGCVVGFRKAVAHNRLGHDPLAFRAMIMDVYAALPQAHHLMDGVHPLHKDGPVNGEPYPLELLAACENGVALDTATYAILGLKPGDVPLWAEAHLRHMAGATPDELAYPLEQPGQFRADGFQLSVVRPLDFHVMRILKGRFRSLLKHFQKR, encoded by the coding sequence ATGTCCATCCCCGTCGCCATCGCCCGCATACAAGAATACGAGTCCACCCTGCTCGACTCGGCCACGGCCCTGGTCCTGGAGGAATCCGGGTTCCGGCCCGGCCCTGGCACGGAAGTGCTGGTCAAGCCCAACCTGGTCTCGTCGTCCAACGCGCGCCATTGCTGCACCAACCCGCTGCTGGTCCGGGCGGCCTGCGCCTACCTCCTCGACTGCGGGGCCAGGGTGTCGGTGGCGGACTCTCCGGGTTATGGCCCGGCGGCACACGTGGCCCGGCGCTCCGGACTGAAGGAGGCACTGGCCGGACTGGGGCTCGGGGTGACCAGTCTGCGACGTCCCGTGCCGGTCCGACTCTCCGGCGGCGTGACCATGGGCATCTCCCGCCAGGCCCTTGAGGCGGAACGCATCCTCAATATCCCCAAGCTCAAGGTCCACTGCCAGATGGTCATGTCCGGCGCGGTCAAGAACCTGTTCGGCTGCGTTGTCGGCTTCCGCAAGGCAGTGGCCCACAACCGTCTGGGACACGATCCCCTCGCCTTCCGGGCCATGATCATGGACGTCTACGCCGCCCTGCCCCAGGCTCATCATCTCATGGACGGGGTCCACCCCCTGCACAAGGACGGCCCGGTCAACGGCGAGCCCTATCCGCTGGAGCTGCTGGCGGCCTGCGAAAACGGCGTGGCCCTGGACACCGCGACCTACGCAATCCTCGGCCTCAAACCGGGAGACGTGCCGCTCTGGGCCGAAGCGCACCTGCGGCACATGGCCGGAGCAACACCGGACGAACTCGCCTATCCTCTTGAGCAGCCGGGCCAGTTCCGGGCCGACGGATTCCAGCTTTCGGTGGTGCGTCCGCTCGATTTCCATGTCATGCGCATCCTCAAAGGACGATTCAGAAGTCTTTTAAAACATTTCCAAAAACGGTGA
- the hypF gene encoding carbamoyltransferase HypF — protein sequence MSLLRHRFTITGQVQGVGFRPFVYRIAMENGVTGTVNNSSEGVIIEVQGDADQMARFDGDLTYKLPPLARVVTRDREDLSPLEAEDGFTILKSTGGLGHSVLISADVATCPDCVADIADPNNRRYRYPFTNCTNCGPRYTITRSIPYDRPQTSMSCFKLCKECGKEYEDPLDRRFHAQPNACPRCGPRIWLTDNLGVMIAQGDESIRRLACELCEGKIAAIKGLGGFHLACDARSDESVAALRERKHRPDKPLAVMVPNMEYARRLAEITPEEEAWLTGTQRPIVLLPKRHPFPLSKHVAPDTEFVGIMLPYTPLHHILLGDFCAPLVMTSGNFSSEPIALGNREASGRLSEITDLFLHHNRDILIRTDDSVVRVNPSTGDPILMRRARGFAPSPIFLSQSGPTVLGTGPELKCTLTLTKGDQAFPSQHIGNLSNLETMEFYKEIHDHLENILRVEPELIVRDLHPDYMTSQWAEELGRERNIPVASLQHHYAHIHAVLAENRFTDPVIGLALDGTGLGEDGTIWGGECLLVMPEEMEHQRLAHFAHIRLPGGETAVREPWRIAQAALWELGVTEPGNYRWPWLDSFEAESRFLPQLLEKGVNAPKTSSCGRLFDAVAALCGLANTITYEGQAAIRLEKVQDMRETKAYPCPLMAADPVALNTLELVRCVLADLADGVPVPNIARRFHLGLINGLAEMAYSFSLLLDIHHVALSGGVMQNLTMAELLPKALEGMGLIPLVHREVPPNDACISLGQAAWGQRKLLAERG from the coding sequence ATGTCTTTGCTGCGTCACCGCTTCACCATCACCGGGCAAGTCCAGGGCGTGGGGTTCCGGCCCTTCGTCTACCGCATCGCCATGGAAAACGGAGTCACCGGTACGGTGAACAACTCCAGCGAGGGAGTGATCATCGAGGTGCAGGGCGACGCGGATCAGATGGCCCGCTTCGACGGAGACCTGACCTACAAGCTGCCGCCTCTGGCAAGGGTGGTGACCCGGGACAGGGAAGACCTGTCACCGCTTGAGGCAGAGGACGGCTTCACCATCCTCAAGTCCACGGGCGGGCTGGGTCATTCGGTGCTGATCAGCGCGGACGTGGCCACCTGCCCGGACTGCGTGGCGGACATCGCCGACCCGAACAACAGGCGCTATCGTTACCCCTTCACCAACTGCACCAACTGCGGCCCGCGCTATACCATCACCCGCTCTATCCCCTATGACCGGCCCCAGACCTCCATGTCCTGCTTCAAGCTGTGCAAGGAGTGCGGCAAGGAGTACGAGGACCCGCTGGACCGCCGTTTCCACGCACAGCCCAACGCCTGTCCCCGGTGCGGCCCGCGCATCTGGCTGACCGACAACCTCGGGGTGATGATCGCCCAGGGTGACGAATCAATCCGGCGGCTGGCCTGCGAGTTGTGCGAGGGGAAAATAGCGGCCATCAAGGGCTTGGGCGGCTTCCACCTGGCCTGTGACGCCCGCTCCGACGAATCCGTGGCCGCCCTGCGTGAGCGCAAGCACCGCCCGGACAAGCCCCTGGCGGTGATGGTCCCGAACATGGAATACGCCCGCCGACTGGCGGAGATCACCCCGGAGGAAGAGGCATGGCTGACCGGTACGCAGCGGCCCATCGTCCTGCTGCCCAAGCGCCACCCCTTCCCGCTCTCCAAACACGTGGCTCCGGACACGGAGTTCGTGGGGATCATGCTCCCATACACCCCGCTTCATCACATACTGCTCGGCGATTTTTGCGCCCCCCTGGTGATGACCTCGGGCAACTTCTCGTCCGAGCCCATCGCCCTGGGCAACCGCGAGGCCTCCGGACGGCTGTCGGAAATCACGGACCTGTTCCTGCATCACAACCGGGATATCCTCATTCGCACGGACGACTCCGTGGTCCGGGTCAATCCGTCCACCGGCGACCCGATTCTCATGCGCCGGGCGCGTGGCTTCGCCCCCTCGCCCATATTTCTCTCCCAGAGCGGCCCCACGGTCCTCGGCACCGGGCCGGAGCTCAAGTGCACCCTGACCCTGACCAAGGGGGACCAGGCCTTTCCCAGCCAGCACATCGGCAACCTTTCCAACCTGGAAACCATGGAGTTCTACAAGGAAATCCATGACCACCTGGAGAATATCCTCCGCGTCGAGCCGGAGCTGATCGTCCGCGATCTTCACCCGGACTACATGACCAGCCAGTGGGCCGAGGAGTTGGGCAGGGAGCGGAACATCCCCGTGGCATCCCTCCAGCACCACTACGCCCACATACACGCCGTGCTGGCCGAAAACAGGTTCACCGACCCGGTCATCGGCCTGGCCCTGGACGGCACCGGGCTGGGCGAGGACGGAACCATCTGGGGCGGCGAGTGCCTGCTGGTCATGCCGGAGGAGATGGAACACCAGCGGCTGGCCCACTTCGCCCACATTCGGCTGCCCGGTGGCGAGACCGCCGTGCGCGAGCCCTGGCGCATCGCCCAGGCCGCGCTCTGGGAACTCGGCGTGACCGAGCCCGGCAACTACCGCTGGCCCTGGCTTGACAGTTTCGAAGCGGAATCCCGCTTCCTGCCGCAATTACTGGAAAAAGGCGTCAACGCGCCCAAGACTTCGAGCTGCGGAAGACTCTTCGACGCGGTGGCCGCCCTATGCGGGCTGGCCAACACCATCACTTACGAGGGCCAGGCAGCCATCCGGCTGGAAAAAGTGCAGGACATGCGCGAGACCAAGGCCTACCCGTGCCCGCTCATGGCGGCCGACCCCGTTGCCCTGAACACCCTGGAGCTGGTCAGATGCGTCCTGGCCGACCTCGCCGACGGCGTGCCCGTCCCGAACATCGCCCGGCGCTTCCACCTCGGGCTGATCAACGGCCTGGCCGAGATGGCCTACTCCTTTTCCCTGCTCCTGGACATCCACCACGTGGCCCTGTCCGGCGGGGTCATGCAGAACCTGACCATGGCCGAACTCCTGCCCAAGGCGCTGGAGGGCATGGGCCTGATCCCGCTGGTCCACCGCGAGGTGCCGCCCAACGACGCCTGCATATCCCTGGGCCAGGCGGCCTGGGGACAACGCAAGCTCCTCGCCGAGCGGGGATAA
- a CDS encoding YqaE/Pmp3 family membrane protein, giving the protein MELLRIIISVLLPPLGAFFKVGLGLQFWINLVLTLCGYFPGLVHVIWLLARK; this is encoded by the coding sequence ATGGAACTGTTACGCATCATAATCTCAGTCCTCCTCCCGCCCCTCGGAGCCTTCTTCAAAGTGGGGCTTGGTCTGCAATTCTGGATCAATCTGGTCCTGACCCTGTGCGGGTATTTCCCCGGTCTGGTCCACGTCATCTGGTTGCTGGCCCGCAAATAA
- a CDS encoding choice-of-anchor A family protein, giving the protein MRNTCRLLLVLVLAAILPGTASASMLGMAGSYNGFIFNDFTSYFSDTEGRLAAGGDVNLMSYGVGNKLPAGSSGDVLTVGGDLRAVGGQVYHGNARVGGHAYTAGFNVVGEQRNGAGMDIDFDAEETYLKALSASLADLPGNGNTTYTRWRAFELAGDSSDLVVFNLKGADLARASGFNVTGIGEDTTVIFNVSGRVGHMGGMQMFLNGLSNEILSYSDKFLFNFYEAKMLDISFFKAAGSILAPYADVTGQWGAVHGTLVASSYFGTTELEYNPFTGEIPEDPGTSVPEPGTLVLLGLGLAGLGITLKRRRA; this is encoded by the coding sequence ATGAGAAATACCTGTCGTCTGTTACTCGTCCTCGTCCTGGCTGCAATCCTGCCGGGAACGGCCAGCGCCTCCATGCTGGGCATGGCGGGTTCTTACAACGGATTCATTTTCAACGACTTCACCAGCTACTTCTCCGACACGGAAGGCCGTCTGGCAGCAGGCGGTGACGTCAATCTCATGAGCTACGGCGTTGGCAACAAGCTGCCCGCCGGAAGTTCCGGCGACGTACTTACCGTGGGCGGCGACCTGAGGGCCGTGGGCGGCCAGGTTTACCACGGCAACGCCAGGGTGGGAGGCCACGCCTACACCGCCGGTTTCAATGTCGTTGGAGAACAGCGCAACGGCGCGGGCATGGACATCGACTTTGACGCGGAAGAGACCTACCTCAAGGCCCTGTCCGCTTCCCTCGCCGACCTGCCCGGAAATGGGAACACCACCTATACCCGTTGGAGAGCCTTCGAGCTGGCCGGCGATTCCTCGGACCTGGTGGTCTTCAACCTGAAAGGAGCCGATCTGGCCCGGGCCTCGGGCTTCAACGTGACCGGCATCGGCGAAGACACCACGGTGATCTTCAACGTCTCGGGCCGGGTTGGTCATATGGGTGGCATGCAGATGTTCCTCAACGGTCTGAGCAATGAAATCCTGAGCTACAGCGACAAATTTCTCTTCAATTTCTACGAAGCCAAAATGCTGGACATATCCTTCTTCAAGGCGGCGGGCAGCATTCTGGCTCCCTATGCCGACGTCACCGGCCAGTGGGGCGCAGTCCACGGCACCCTGGTCGCCTCGTCCTACTTTGGCACCACCGAGCTGGAATACAACCCGTTCACCGGAGAAATTCCAGAAGATCCCGGCACCTCTGTTCCAGAACCAGGCACCCTGGTCCTGCTCGGGCTCGGCCTGGCCGGACTGGGCATTACCCTGAAGCGCAGACGGGCGTAA
- a CDS encoding glycosyltransferase: MGEPAISFITYTYNDAAYAADLVRLAASFTVRPDEIVVVDDGSDTPFAMADAPDTLRIIRFEKNRGITAAKGAGLDAASGDILFSMDCDTRVNPDWLERALVHLGRPGVGLVGGSLTYRAGDDLVSRYLAHFGDNHNQRHVGPVDFVPGNAFVLRRETWEHAGGFLGYEETNCQDHYLCNRLKRLGYTLFSDARAEAWQLRRISRITLCKRVWKWCHKPIKQQLMEAAEADAPESGVVNYLFGVLAAPMYDRLGRIAELDEPLFHYVEQLYLAHAVLDCLDFLIWRRRAKPSMRRDFLAALAHLFTGYPRIWTLLRADLSGLGHDLRTGREAVDISRWDDLFLHAHPLRESGALAWLEDHGVVQLIREEIEEAYDFSSYDGASFAV; this comes from the coding sequence ATGGGCGAACCGGCCATCAGTTTCATCACCTATACTTACAATGACGCGGCCTACGCGGCGGATCTGGTGCGCCTGGCTGCCTCCTTCACCGTCCGCCCGGACGAGATAGTGGTCGTGGACGACGGCTCGGACACGCCGTTCGCCATGGCTGACGCGCCGGATACTCTGCGGATCATCCGCTTCGAAAAAAATAGGGGCATCACTGCGGCCAAAGGGGCCGGACTGGACGCGGCCTCGGGCGATATTCTATTTTCCATGGATTGCGACACCCGGGTCAACCCGGATTGGCTGGAACGCGCCTTGGTCCATCTCGGCAGGCCGGGGGTTGGGTTGGTTGGCGGGTCTCTCACCTACCGCGCGGGCGACGACCTGGTCTCCCGTTATCTCGCCCACTTCGGCGACAACCACAACCAACGTCATGTGGGCCCCGTTGATTTTGTCCCGGGCAACGCCTTTGTCCTGCGCCGCGAGACTTGGGAGCACGCGGGTGGATTCCTCGGTTACGAGGAGACCAATTGCCAGGACCATTATCTCTGCAACCGGCTGAAGCGTCTGGGCTACACCCTGTTCTCAGACGCCCGGGCCGAGGCGTGGCAGTTGCGCAGAATTTCGCGCATAACCTTGTGCAAACGGGTCTGGAAATGGTGCCACAAGCCGATCAAACAGCAGCTTATGGAGGCGGCCGAGGCGGATGCCCCCGAAAGCGGGGTGGTCAACTACCTCTTCGGCGTGCTGGCCGCGCCCATGTATGATCGTCTCGGGCGGATCGCCGAACTGGACGAACCGCTTTTCCACTACGTCGAACAGCTCTATCTGGCCCACGCCGTGCTCGATTGTCTCGATTTCCTCATCTGGCGGCGGCGGGCAAAACCGTCCATGCGCCGCGATTTCCTGGCCGCCCTGGCCCACCTCTTCACCGGCTATCCCCGTATCTGGACCTTGCTCCGGGCCGACTTGAGCGGTCTGGGCCACGATCTGCGCACCGGGCGGGAGGCGGTTGACATCTCCCGCTGGGACGATCTCTTCCTCCATGCCCATCCCCTGCGCGAAAGCGGGGCTCTCGCCTGGCTGGAGGACCACGGAGTGGTCCAGCTCATCCGGGAGGAGATCGAGGAGGCCTACGACTTCTCGTCCTATGACGGCGCTTCCTTTGCCGTGTGA
- a CDS encoding glycosyltransferase, translated as MTAKIAILIQGGNDAFLPPLRAWFRDRFEIREYLSPDSEDLREALAWADLTWVEWVQDTAVAASGMERRGKLVMRLHSFEAYTSQVEAVDWQSVDALAVVAPHVTDILSLRVPDIRERTEVFVLPNGVDTDRFTIPERKTATGKIAFVGQIRHTKNLPMVLQCFAAAREAQPDLTLHLAGQYAGTELEVSELALYLDHMIHAMGLAEAVTLHGHVEDIPAFLADKDALISASLRESFGYNIAEAMACGVRPAIHNFPGAGSLYPEELIFNTVAQARDILTADGPAPDLLRRYVLSRWPLALQHAKLAELSARVLS; from the coding sequence ATGACGGCCAAGATCGCGATTCTCATTCAGGGCGGCAACGACGCCTTTCTGCCACCTCTCCGGGCATGGTTCAGAGACCGGTTCGAGATCCGGGAATATCTTTCCCCGGACTCGGAAGACCTCCGGGAAGCGTTGGCCTGGGCGGATTTGACATGGGTGGAGTGGGTACAGGACACGGCCGTGGCCGCATCCGGCATGGAACGGCGCGGCAAGCTGGTCATGCGGCTGCACAGCTTCGAGGCCTACACCTCGCAGGTGGAAGCCGTGGACTGGCAAAGCGTTGACGCACTGGCGGTCGTGGCCCCGCACGTAACCGATATCCTCTCCCTGCGCGTGCCGGACATCCGGGAGCGAACGGAGGTCTTTGTCCTGCCAAACGGCGTGGACACCGACCGCTTCACCATACCGGAGCGCAAGACGGCGACAGGCAAAATCGCCTTTGTGGGGCAAATCAGGCACACCAAGAACCTGCCGATGGTCCTGCAATGCTTTGCCGCCGCCAGGGAGGCGCAGCCGGACCTGACCCTGCACCTGGCCGGGCAATATGCGGGAACCGAGCTGGAGGTTTCGGAGCTGGCCCTGTACCTGGACCACATGATCCACGCCATGGGACTGGCCGAGGCCGTCACCCTGCACGGGCATGTGGAAGACATACCCGCGTTCCTGGCCGACAAGGACGCGCTCATCTCGGCCTCCCTGCGCGAGAGCTTCGGCTATAACATCGCCGAAGCCATGGCCTGCGGCGTGCGCCCGGCCATTCACAATTTTCCGGGCGCCGGCTCACTCTACCCCGAGGAGTTGATCTTCAACACCGTGGCCCAGGCCAGGGACATCCTCACGGCGGACGGTCCGGCCCCGGACCTGCTGCGACGCTACGTTCTGTCCCGCTGGCCCCTCGCGCTGCAGCACGCCAAGCTCGCAGAACTTTCGGCAAGGGTGCTGTCTTGA
- a CDS encoding DNA-binding protein — protein MKFKDEIKKQGYVRYKGAVDASVYEYFNCDCSWKAVWYLKDGHYQCCGCKEKCETSDPDGFQLFLDLGE, from the coding sequence ATGAAATTCAAGGATGAAATAAAAAAGCAGGGTTACGTACGCTACAAGGGCGCGGTTGACGCCTCGGTGTACGAATATTTCAATTGCGACTGCTCGTGGAAGGCCGTCTGGTATCTCAAGGACGGCCATTACCAGTGCTGCGGCTGCAAGGAAAAATGCGAAACCTCGGACCCGGACGGGTTCCAGTTGTTTCTCGACCTCGGAGAATGA
- a CDS encoding zinc-ribbon domain-containing protein, which produces MIICTGCGQQNQDGERFCQKCGKKLQSSRRMAASDDNSSAPLPRFTHHGLPEDRWLTFRRLVEAWGYLGVLAVVAAVCFFQKTWWPLYPAVVVLGLLLWFRRI; this is translated from the coding sequence GTGATCATCTGCACAGGCTGCGGCCAACAAAACCAGGACGGCGAACGTTTCTGCCAAAAATGCGGCAAGAAGCTCCAGTCCTCCCGCCGAATGGCGGCTTCGGACGACAATTCTTCCGCTCCCTTGCCGCGCTTTACGCATCATGGGTTGCCGGAGGATCGCTGGCTTACTTTCAGGCGATTGGTGGAGGCGTGGGGCTACCTCGGCGTGTTGGCGGTAGTGGCCGCGGTCTGCTTCTTCCAGAAGACGTGGTGGCCGCTCTATCCAGCGGTGGTCGTGCTCGGCCTGCTGCTGTGGTTCAGGCGGATCTGA
- a CDS encoding HD domain-containing protein gives MMQPIRLSTRNPGTTDQEVRAIVTSMYRDFDFRDYEAVLGSTVRLFEGKMAGFAGCDTGYHDLSHTLSSLLATARLLHGVHISRQPISERIIHLCLIAALFHDTGYIRRLGENKGTGAQFTRTHVQRSVDLLKADGACRQWPQDDIQAMASMIRCTDPASAPEAIYFESEEDRLGGHILATADLLAQMADDTYLEKLPMLYAEFAEAGIAEFESEYDLFSQTMDFCQHMRRKMQGRLSNVMACMGDHFRQRHGVARDLYSEAVDRNMNYLTLILQDYGEDYRRGLRRNLDRKPMPVLVAA, from the coding sequence ATGATGCAACCCATCCGACTTTCCACTAGAAATCCGGGAACAACGGACCAGGAGGTCCGGGCTATCGTGACTTCCATGTATCGCGACTTCGATTTTCGCGATTACGAGGCGGTCCTGGGAAGCACGGTGCGACTCTTCGAGGGCAAGATGGCCGGCTTCGCGGGCTGTGATACCGGCTACCACGATCTCTCCCACACACTGTCCTCGCTCCTGGCCACGGCCCGGTTGCTGCACGGCGTGCACATCAGCCGCCAGCCCATCTCGGAGCGAATCATCCACCTCTGCCTCATAGCTGCTCTTTTCCACGACACAGGCTACATTCGCCGTCTGGGTGAGAACAAGGGCACCGGGGCGCAGTTCACCCGCACCCACGTGCAGCGCTCCGTCGATCTGCTCAAAGCCGACGGCGCCTGCCGCCAATGGCCCCAGGACGATATCCAGGCCATGGCCTCCATGATCCGCTGCACCGACCCGGCAAGCGCCCCTGAAGCCATCTACTTCGAAAGCGAGGAGGACCGACTGGGCGGGCACATTCTGGCCACCGCAGACCTCCTGGCCCAGATGGCTGACGACACCTACCTGGAAAAGCTGCCCATGCTCTACGCCGAGTTCGCCGAAGCGGGCATCGCCGAATTTGAAAGCGAGTACGACCTGTTCAGCCAGACCATGGACTTCTGCCAGCATATGCGCAGAAAGATGCAGGGCAGGCTGTCCAATGTCATGGCCTGCATGGGCGATCACTTCCGCCAACGGCACGGCGTGGCCCGAGACCTCTACTCCGAGGCCGTGGACCGGAACATGAACTATCTCACACTGATCCTGCAGGACTACGGAGAGGACTACCGCCGTGGCCTGCGCAGAAACCTGGACCGCAAGCCCATGCCGGTCCTTGTGGCGGCGTAA
- the purU gene encoding formyltetrahydrofolate deformylase encodes MTESKESTVRLLITCPDQPGIVAAVSRFLHLKGANIIHSDQHSTDPEGGRFFMRNEFFLPGLDLDGLDGLRREFEEEVTNGFIMDWSLNPVWQPKRMVILCSKVDHALMELLWRWKRGDLEADIAMVVSNHPDLRESVEHFVPFHYVPVGPSLRDKVAAEDRIMELMGDVDLIVLARYMQILTSDFVSRFSNRIINIHHSFLPAFVGADPYRRAHERGVKLIGATAHYVTAELDEGPIIEQDVIRVTHSHDIADLKRLGGDIERHVLARAVKWHLEDRVIVDGNKTIVFRR; translated from the coding sequence ATGACCGAATCCAAGGAATCCACCGTTCGATTGCTCATCACCTGCCCGGACCAGCCCGGCATCGTGGCGGCTGTCAGCCGTTTTCTCCACCTGAAAGGCGCAAACATCATTCATTCCGACCAGCACTCCACCGACCCCGAGGGCGGGCGCTTCTTCATGCGCAACGAGTTCTTCCTGCCCGGTCTCGACCTGGACGGCCTGGACGGTCTGCGTCGGGAGTTCGAGGAAGAGGTGACCAACGGCTTCATCATGGACTGGTCGCTCAACCCCGTGTGGCAGCCCAAGCGGATGGTCATTCTCTGCTCCAAGGTGGACCACGCGCTCATGGAACTGCTCTGGCGCTGGAAGCGCGGCGACCTGGAGGCGGACATCGCCATGGTCGTCAGCAACCATCCCGACCTGCGCGAGTCCGTCGAGCATTTCGTGCCTTTTCACTACGTGCCGGTGGGACCGTCCCTGCGCGACAAGGTGGCCGCCGAGGACCGCATCATGGAGCTCATGGGGGACGTGGACCTGATCGTTCTCGCCCGCTACATGCAGATTCTCACTTCGGACTTCGTGTCCCGGTTCTCAAATCGGATCATCAACATCCATCATTCTTTCCTGCCAGCCTTCGTGGGAGCCGATCCCTACCGCCGTGCCCATGAGCGCGGTGTCAAGCTTATCGGCGCCACCGCCCACTATGTCACCGCCGAATTGGACGAAGGTCCGATCATCGAGCAGGACGTCATCCGCGTCACCCACTCTCACGACATTGCCGACCTCAAGCGCCTCGGCGGCGACATCGAGCGTCACGTGCTTGCCCGCGCCGTCAAGTGGCACCTTGAGGACCGGGTAATCGTTGACGGGAACAAGACCATAGTCTTTCGCCGCTAA
- a CDS encoding D-sedoheptulose 7-phosphate isomerase, whose protein sequence is MSEAALKKVMDHAAAGLTARKTFFDTKGELVVEIARTMAVCLASGGKIMFCGNGGSAADCQHLAAEFTNRFKLERPPLPGLALTTDTSALTAIGNDYSFDEIFSKQLQALGRPGDMLVGFSTSGTSSNVIRAMREAKRVGIVTIGMSGQTGGEMAAVSDFLVTVPSGDTPVIQEIHIAAGHMLCHLVDHFLFEAVAELTPYLPQEG, encoded by the coding sequence ATGTCTGAAGCCGCTCTGAAAAAAGTCATGGACCACGCCGCCGCAGGGCTTACGGCCCGCAAGACCTTCTTCGACACCAAGGGGGAACTGGTGGTGGAAATCGCCCGCACCATGGCCGTATGTCTGGCCAGCGGGGGCAAGATCATGTTCTGCGGCAATGGCGGCAGCGCCGCCGACTGCCAGCACCTGGCCGCCGAGTTCACCAACCGCTTCAAGCTGGAGCGTCCGCCCCTGCCCGGGCTGGCCCTGACCACGGACACCTCGGCCCTGACCGCCATCGGCAACGACTACTCCTTCGATGAAATCTTCTCCAAGCAGCTCCAGGCTCTGGGCCGCCCCGGCGACATGCTTGTGGGCTTCTCCACCTCGGGCACCAGCTCCAACGTGATCCGGGCCATGCGCGAGGCCAAACGGGTCGGTATCGTCACCATCGGCATGTCCGGCCAGACCGGCGGCGAGATGGCGGCGGTCTCCGACTTCCTGGTCACCGTGCCCTCCGGCGACACCCCGGTGATTCAGGAGATCCACATCGCGGCCGGACACATGCTCTGCCACCTGGTGGACCACTTCCTGTTCGAGGCCGTTGCCGAGCTGACCCCGTACCTGCCCCAGGAAGGGTAG
- a CDS encoding DUF3592 domain-containing protein — MVYFPGTHPRRTPTQRAVRILIGIAACTLIVLALYAIPYDILREERFRIYGETSTTGVVLETSTEGNAAPEHRFLLRYKYVDQDGIAREATAPLPREAWSRYRPGQPIEVIYIRSRPGYSRIQDEIEPPFQKWLRKALE; from the coding sequence ATGGTCTATTTCCCCGGCACCCACCCCAGGCGAACGCCAACCCAGCGGGCCGTGCGCATCCTCATCGGCATCGCGGCCTGTACGCTCATCGTCCTGGCCCTGTACGCCATCCCCTACGACATCCTGCGCGAGGAACGGTTCCGCATCTACGGCGAGACCAGCACCACGGGCGTTGTCCTGGAGACTTCCACCGAAGGGAACGCCGCACCGGAACACCGCTTCCTGCTCCGCTACAAATACGTGGACCAGGATGGCATCGCCCGCGAGGCCACGGCTCCGCTCCCCAGGGAGGCGTGGAGCCGCTACCGCCCGGGACAGCCCATTGAGGTCATCTACATCCGCTCTCGCCCCGGCTACTCACGCATTCAGGACGAAATCGAGCCGCCATTCCAGAAGTGGCTCCGCAAGGCTCTGGAATAA